From the Oleiphilus messinensis genome, one window contains:
- a CDS encoding pseudouridine synthase, protein MAKLVIFNKPYQVLSQFTDKEGRKTLAEYIQFNNVYSIGRLDYDSEGLLLLTDSGYLKNQIAHPRNKQPKTYWVQVEGSISDNALQQLRNGIELNDGPTLPAKARRINTPVIPNRDPPVRTRKNITDSWLELTITEGRNRQVRRMTAAVGFPTLRLYRYRVGDWNLDQLSPGEFHVININVPEGGRPAKPDYRTGMRPNKATRKNHSKFKRH, encoded by the coding sequence GTGGCCAAACTGGTAATTTTTAATAAGCCCTATCAAGTGCTATCGCAATTCACCGATAAAGAAGGACGAAAAACACTTGCAGAATACATTCAATTTAACAATGTTTACTCGATTGGCCGCCTGGACTACGACTCCGAAGGGCTACTGCTACTTACCGACAGCGGTTACCTGAAAAATCAAATTGCCCACCCCCGAAATAAACAGCCGAAAACGTATTGGGTTCAAGTCGAAGGATCAATTTCAGATAATGCCTTGCAACAACTCCGCAATGGCATTGAACTCAATGATGGCCCGACGCTTCCTGCGAAAGCCCGGAGAATTAACACCCCCGTCATCCCGAACCGGGATCCCCCCGTCCGCACCAGAAAAAACATTACCGACAGCTGGCTTGAGTTGACGATTACTGAAGGCCGAAATAGACAGGTTCGCCGAATGACCGCAGCGGTGGGCTTTCCAACATTACGACTTTACCGGTATCGAGTGGGGGACTGGAATCTGGATCAGCTGTCCCCCGGCGAATTCCATGTAATCAATATCAACGTTCCGGAAGGTGGAAGGCCTGCCAAACCCGACTACCGGACAGGAATGCGACCAAACAAAGCAACAAGAAAAAACCATTCAAAATTTAAACGCCACTGA
- the mnmA gene encoding tRNA 2-thiouridine(34) synthase MnmA, whose protein sequence is MSNKPASDTRVIVGMSGGVDSSVSALLLKQQGYQVEGLFMKNWDEDDGTEYCTAMQDLEDAQKVSDTLGIKLHTASFAAEYWDNVFEHFLTEYRAGRTPNPDILCNKEIKFKAFLDYAHTLGADYIATGHYVRSRDIPPANTTENADSLSRAELLKGLDPNKDQSYFLHAVNGHRIAETLFPVGHLEKPQVRKLAVEEGLITHDKKDSTGICFIGERKFSDFLKQYLPAQPGNIRTEHGDIIGQHQGLMYHTIGQRQGLGIGGLKNYTESPWYVAGKDLTNNELLVVQGKNNPLLFAKYLFTGQIDWINDQPDFSKQLTAKVRYRQPDQECMIKPVDSGGQTLFMVEFNAPQRAVTPGQYVVFYDGEVCLGGGIIEKASNSPN, encoded by the coding sequence GTGAGCAACAAACCTGCATCTGATACACGTGTCATCGTCGGTATGTCCGGCGGAGTCGATTCATCTGTTTCTGCCCTTCTATTGAAACAACAAGGGTACCAGGTAGAAGGCCTGTTTATGAAAAACTGGGATGAAGACGATGGCACCGAGTACTGCACTGCAATGCAAGACCTTGAGGATGCACAAAAAGTCAGTGACACACTGGGTATAAAACTGCACACTGCAAGTTTTGCAGCAGAGTATTGGGACAATGTTTTTGAGCATTTCCTGACCGAGTATCGTGCAGGCCGAACACCCAATCCGGATATACTCTGCAATAAAGAAATCAAGTTTAAAGCATTTCTGGATTACGCCCACACACTTGGTGCTGACTACATTGCAACAGGACACTATGTTCGCTCTAGGGACATACCGCCAGCAAACACCACTGAAAACGCGGACTCACTATCCAGGGCTGAATTACTTAAAGGACTCGACCCTAACAAGGATCAAAGCTATTTTCTGCATGCCGTGAATGGACATCGCATTGCTGAAACACTGTTTCCAGTGGGACATCTGGAGAAGCCTCAAGTGCGTAAACTGGCGGTGGAAGAGGGTCTGATCACTCACGACAAGAAAGATTCCACAGGCATCTGCTTCATTGGAGAACGAAAATTCAGCGATTTCCTGAAACAGTATCTACCAGCACAACCCGGTAACATTCGCACAGAGCATGGAGATATCATTGGCCAGCACCAAGGATTGATGTATCACACAATAGGTCAAAGGCAAGGGTTAGGTATCGGTGGTCTGAAAAATTACACCGAATCCCCTTGGTATGTTGCCGGCAAAGATTTGACAAACAACGAGTTACTGGTTGTTCAAGGGAAAAATAATCCGCTACTGTTCGCCAAATATCTTTTCACAGGCCAAATCGACTGGATAAATGACCAGCCGGACTTCAGCAAACAGTTGACCGCCAAAGTTCGCTACCGACAACCTGATCAAGAGTGTATGATTAAACCGGTGGATAGTGGAGGCCAAACTTTATTTATGGTCGAATTCAACGCGCCGCAACGGGCCGTTACACCGGGCCAATATGTTGTGTTTTATGATGGTGAAGTCTGTCTCGGTGGCGGGATCATCGAGAAAGCAAGCAATTCACCGAACTGA
- a CDS encoding type 1 glutamine amidotransferase domain-containing protein: MTKLLIWVTNHETLGSTDEKNGTYAPELTHALHVFLEAGYDYDIASVKGGVAPLYGLDVVDGVNEHILGREDFKMRIKNTIPARQIDVSEYDGIFYPGGFGLLSDLAFDQSVAELTASAFESGQAIGAVCHGPAGLLPVELSDGSKLLTGKHVTAFTREEEVDFETIEKIPFLLEEAVTRTAGCYSKVNPWQQHVVTDGRIVTGQNPASARGVGIAMVELLKNS; the protein is encoded by the coding sequence ATGACTAAATTGCTGATATGGGTAACAAATCATGAGACGTTAGGTAGTACGGATGAAAAAAACGGTACCTATGCTCCGGAACTGACTCATGCGTTACATGTATTCCTCGAAGCAGGATATGATTACGATATTGCGTCAGTCAAAGGTGGAGTGGCTCCGCTATACGGGCTGGACGTAGTAGATGGTGTCAATGAGCACATTCTGGGGCGTGAAGACTTTAAGATGCGAATAAAAAACACGATTCCGGCCAGACAGATTGATGTGTCAGAGTATGATGGTATTTTTTATCCAGGGGGATTTGGGTTGTTATCTGATCTGGCTTTTGATCAAAGTGTCGCGGAGCTTACGGCAAGCGCTTTCGAGTCCGGCCAAGCTATCGGGGCGGTATGTCATGGTCCTGCAGGTTTATTGCCCGTGGAATTATCGGACGGAAGCAAATTACTCACCGGAAAGCATGTTACAGCGTTTACCCGTGAGGAAGAGGTTGATTTTGAGACAATTGAAAAAATTCCCTTTCTGTTGGAAGAAGCCGTTACACGAACAGCTGGGTGTTACAGTAAAGTAAATCCCTGGCAGCAGCATGTTGTCACGGATGGTCGGATCGTAACCGGGCAGAATCCAGCATCTGCCCGGGGTGTCGGAATTGCGATGGTTGAACTATTGAAAAACAGCTAG
- the ansA gene encoding asparaginase, which yields MRKHIYIAYTGGTIGMHASSDGYVPKSGFLGEILGEKSEFHRPEMLTYTFNEYPDLIDSADMAPTHWQVIAEDIQSRFSHYDGFIILHGTDTMAYTASALSFMFENLSKPVIITGSQIPLSELRSDGQTNLLNALYIAANYPIPEVTLFFNNKLFRGNRSRKVYADGFNAFDSPNFEPLLEAGIKIKVDPTLISEPPLENLKISTIQHQPIAIVSLYPGFSCDMLANLLEYPVKAIVMLTYGVGNAPQDPLLIDQLVEAKRKNIVVVNCTQCLRGSVNMIGYATGQALERAGVISGNDMTPEAALAKLHYLLSKNLTYTDVREKFGTNLRGELTHSEPS from the coding sequence ATGCGGAAACATATTTACATTGCTTACACGGGCGGCACCATTGGGATGCACGCGTCTTCCGATGGCTATGTGCCCAAATCAGGCTTTTTGGGGGAAATTCTCGGCGAAAAGTCGGAGTTCCATCGCCCGGAGATGCTGACTTATACGTTCAATGAGTATCCCGATCTCATCGATTCTGCCGACATGGCACCAACCCACTGGCAAGTCATTGCAGAAGACATCCAATCCCGATTCAGCCACTATGACGGATTTATTATTCTTCATGGAACGGACACCATGGCTTATACTGCTTCAGCATTGTCATTCATGTTCGAGAATCTGAGCAAGCCGGTCATTATTACCGGTTCCCAGATACCACTCTCAGAACTCCGCTCCGATGGCCAGACAAACTTACTCAATGCATTGTACATTGCTGCAAACTATCCAATTCCCGAAGTCACTCTGTTTTTTAATAACAAACTCTTCAGAGGAAACCGATCCCGAAAGGTTTATGCAGATGGGTTTAATGCATTTGATTCTCCCAACTTTGAGCCATTGCTCGAAGCGGGCATAAAAATCAAAGTCGATCCGACACTTATATCAGAGCCCCCGCTCGAGAACCTAAAAATATCCACTATTCAGCACCAGCCAATCGCAATTGTCAGTCTTTACCCCGGCTTCAGTTGCGATATGTTGGCGAACCTGCTTGAGTACCCGGTAAAAGCAATCGTCATGTTAACCTATGGCGTCGGAAACGCGCCTCAAGACCCCCTATTGATTGACCAATTGGTGGAAGCCAAACGCAAAAACATTGTTGTTGTAAACTGCACACAATGTTTACGCGGTAGTGTTAACATGATCGGCTACGCCACCGGCCAAGCATTGGAACGCGCTGGCGTCATTTCAGGTAACGACATGACACCAGAAGCAGCTTTGGCAAAACTTCACTATCTGTTGAGCAAAAACCTGACATACACTGACGTGAGAGAGAAGTTTGGCACGAATCTCAGAGGTGAGCTGACACACTCTGAACCATCATAG
- a CDS encoding cold shock domain-containing protein: MPLGKVKWFNNAKGYGFIIEDGGTEDLFAHFSSIQMEGYKTLKAGQAVEFEKQPSNKGTHAINIVAVAGEVSETSAEHADTSQGNMTSDNSPPGSPQATIHEETREALSA, translated from the coding sequence ATGCCTTTAGGTAAAGTAAAGTGGTTCAACAATGCAAAAGGATATGGCTTCATTATTGAAGACGGAGGAACAGAGGATCTGTTCGCACATTTCTCTTCCATTCAAATGGAAGGATATAAGACCCTGAAAGCCGGACAAGCCGTTGAATTTGAAAAACAGCCGAGCAATAAAGGGACTCATGCAATTAATATTGTTGCCGTAGCCGGCGAAGTATCGGAAACATCAGCCGAACACGCCGATACGAGCCAAGGTAACATGACTTCAGATAACAGCCCCCCCGGTTCGCCGCAAGCAACGATACATGAGGAAACTCGTGAAGCGCTCAGTGCCTGA
- a CDS encoding NUDIX hydrolase: MIWMPHATVAVICEKKGEFLLVEETSEGQTVINQPAGHIEEHERIIDAVHRETLEETGWTIHVENFLGIYTYRAPSNRQTYYRFCFIAEALEQVSEQYDTGIIGPRWLDYERLTKDSERLRSPLVLRCIDDYLAGKRYPLSVIDDFAATQLA, from the coding sequence ATGATATGGATGCCACATGCGACCGTAGCCGTTATTTGTGAAAAAAAGGGGGAATTTCTCCTTGTTGAAGAAACCAGTGAGGGGCAAACTGTTATCAACCAGCCCGCGGGACACATCGAAGAACATGAACGGATTATTGATGCCGTGCACCGGGAAACCCTTGAGGAAACAGGTTGGACTATCCACGTCGAAAATTTCCTGGGAATTTATACCTATCGAGCACCCAGCAATCGACAAACCTATTACCGGTTTTGCTTTATCGCAGAAGCGCTCGAGCAAGTTTCCGAGCAATACGATACGGGTATCATTGGCCCTCGATGGCTGGATTACGAGCGCCTCACCAAAGATTCAGAAAGGCTCCGTAGCCCGTTGGTTTTGAGGTGCATAGATGATTACCTCGCAGGAAAACGCTACCCCTTGTCTGTAATTGATGACTTTGCAGCCACCCAGTTGGCTTAA
- a CDS encoding peroxiredoxin family protein, which translates to MASKLKPVFISAYVTLLAVGSIQALYNIVFKSPIGGWVGVLLALGPMLYFFIKLFMTDTARTDPELRNYRLLTWLGGLITVYFGWSTPDYAIQILYSGFVGIFGIALYLNWYSKFENRETTALSVGNPLPDFILQDENGNSISSDAFIGSPTLIIFYRGNWCPLCMAQIKEVSAQYQQLADLGVAVALVSPQPHENTRNLAKKFSVPFKFLVDTENAAAKKLGIFAEDGTPKGLELLGYDSDTVMPTVIITDAQGNIIFADLTDNYRVRPEPDTFIQILKEHTVAP; encoded by the coding sequence ATGGCATCAAAACTAAAGCCGGTCTTTATCTCTGCCTACGTAACGCTGCTTGCAGTTGGCAGCATTCAGGCGCTTTATAACATTGTGTTTAAAAGTCCCATTGGTGGCTGGGTGGGCGTCCTGCTTGCTTTGGGCCCAATGCTCTACTTTTTCATCAAGTTATTTATGACGGATACAGCCCGTACCGATCCCGAACTCCGGAATTATCGATTGTTGACCTGGCTTGGTGGCTTAATCACCGTATACTTTGGCTGGAGCACGCCCGACTACGCTATCCAGATACTTTATAGCGGTTTCGTCGGTATTTTTGGGATTGCACTTTATCTCAACTGGTATTCAAAATTCGAGAACCGTGAAACTACTGCTTTATCCGTTGGGAATCCTTTGCCAGACTTCATTTTACAAGACGAAAATGGTAACTCAATTTCATCAGATGCGTTTATCGGATCCCCTACCCTCATTATTTTTTACCGGGGCAATTGGTGTCCACTGTGTATGGCCCAAATCAAAGAGGTTTCAGCCCAGTACCAACAACTCGCAGACTTGGGAGTAGCTGTCGCATTAGTGAGCCCCCAACCCCATGAAAACACCCGCAACCTGGCCAAAAAATTCTCGGTACCATTCAAATTCCTGGTTGATACCGAGAACGCCGCAGCGAAAAAATTGGGTATATTTGCGGAAGATGGTACCCCAAAGGGTCTTGAACTACTGGGCTACGACAGCGACACCGTGATGCCGACAGTTATTATTACTGATGCCCAAGGCAACATTATTTTCGCTGATCTTACCGACAATTACCGTGTCCGACCTGAACCAGATACATTTATTCAAATCTTGAAAGAACATACTGTAGCGCCGTAA
- the hflD gene encoding high frequency lysogenization protein HflD translates to MSYTTVDQTIALAGIFQAASLVQQIAHNGSCAPQFFETSLNSLFVINPADTIGVFGQAHDIRLGLRELLAALDKNNKSQNVETIRYALSLVHLENKLKKRQDLLSVISKRLAQATEQKEHFGGYHPNIIENLASIYTDTISTFNLRIQVVGQPNHLQVEENAAKIRALLLAGIRSAMLWRQVGGRRWQLLFKRKALAECAEKQVRNI, encoded by the coding sequence TTGAGTTATACAACTGTTGATCAAACCATCGCACTGGCTGGAATATTTCAAGCCGCTTCACTGGTACAACAAATTGCTCACAACGGAAGCTGTGCGCCTCAATTTTTCGAAACCAGCCTTAACAGCCTGTTTGTAATCAACCCTGCCGATACAATCGGGGTTTTCGGACAAGCCCATGATATACGGCTCGGCTTAAGAGAGTTGCTCGCAGCACTGGACAAGAACAATAAAAGCCAGAATGTTGAAACCATTCGCTATGCACTCAGCCTGGTTCACCTGGAAAACAAGTTAAAAAAGCGACAAGACCTGCTCAGTGTGATCAGTAAACGACTCGCACAAGCAACCGAACAAAAAGAGCACTTTGGGGGCTATCACCCAAACATAATCGAAAACCTGGCATCGATCTATACCGATACCATCAGCACATTCAACTTACGTATTCAGGTCGTCGGGCAGCCCAATCATTTACAAGTCGAAGAGAATGCAGCAAAGATTCGTGCCCTGTTACTGGCCGGCATACGAAGTGCAATGCTGTGGCGGCAAGTTGGCGGCCGGCGCTGGCAACTCCTGTTCAAACGCAAAGCACTGGCCGAATGCGCCGAAAAGCAGGTTCGGAATATTTAA
- the icd gene encoding NADP-dependent isocitrate dehydrogenase, which produces MGYLKIKVPADGDKITVNADLSLTVPNHPIIPYIEGDGIGVDVTPPMLSVVNAAVEKAYGSKKAIAWMEIYAGEKATRIYGPDVWLPEETLDALTEFSVGIKGPLTTPVGGGIRSLNVALRQELDLYVCQRPVRWFKGVPSPVNNPEKTDMVIFRENSEDIYAGIEWQADSPEAKKLINFLRDEMGVTKIRFPEGCGIGIKPVSEEGTKRLVRKAIQYAIDNDKDSVTLVHKGNIMKFTEGAFKDWGYELARERFGAKPLDGGPWHVFQNPVTGKDIVIKDVIADAFLQQILMRPEEYSVIATLNLNGDYISDALAAEVGGIGIAPGANIGGSVALFEATHGTAPKYAGQDKVNPGSLILSAEMMLRHLGWAEAADLILKGVEGAIEAKTVTYDFERLMPDATLLKASEFGDAIIAKMGR; this is translated from the coding sequence ATGGGATACCTAAAGATCAAAGTTCCGGCTGACGGCGACAAAATTACCGTCAATGCCGATCTTTCCCTGACCGTGCCAAACCATCCAATTATTCCGTATATTGAGGGGGATGGTATTGGTGTGGACGTGACGCCACCGATGCTTAGCGTTGTAAATGCAGCCGTAGAAAAAGCATATGGCTCCAAGAAAGCGATTGCCTGGATGGAGATTTATGCTGGTGAGAAAGCTACCCGGATTTATGGGCCCGATGTGTGGTTGCCAGAGGAAACCCTCGACGCGTTGACTGAGTTTTCTGTGGGCATAAAAGGCCCGCTAACAACCCCTGTAGGCGGGGGAATAAGAAGCCTGAATGTGGCGCTGCGGCAGGAACTGGATCTCTATGTTTGCCAGCGTCCGGTGCGCTGGTTCAAGGGGGTGCCGAGCCCGGTTAATAATCCCGAGAAAACGGATATGGTTATTTTCCGGGAAAATTCTGAAGATATCTACGCGGGGATAGAGTGGCAGGCCGACAGTCCGGAGGCCAAGAAGTTGATCAACTTTCTGCGGGATGAAATGGGGGTTACCAAAATTCGGTTTCCCGAAGGGTGTGGTATCGGTATTAAGCCGGTTTCAGAAGAAGGAACCAAGCGTCTCGTCCGTAAAGCCATCCAGTACGCAATAGACAATGATAAAGACTCTGTGACCCTTGTTCACAAGGGCAACATCATGAAATTCACCGAAGGTGCGTTCAAAGACTGGGGTTATGAGCTTGCCAGAGAGCGGTTTGGTGCCAAGCCTTTGGACGGTGGTCCCTGGCATGTATTCCAGAACCCGGTGACCGGGAAAGATATTGTCATAAAAGATGTAATCGCAGATGCTTTTCTTCAGCAGATACTCATGCGTCCTGAAGAGTACAGTGTAATAGCGACGCTCAACCTGAACGGTGATTACATCTCCGATGCACTCGCAGCGGAGGTCGGTGGAATAGGTATTGCACCTGGAGCAAATATCGGCGGTAGTGTCGCTTTGTTTGAAGCAACTCATGGTACTGCACCAAAATATGCAGGACAAGATAAAGTGAATCCAGGCTCTTTGATACTTTCAGCAGAGATGATGTTGCGTCATTTGGGATGGGCAGAGGCTGCAGATCTTATTCTCAAAGGGGTAGAGGGTGCGATTGAAGCTAAAACGGTTACATATGATTTTGAGCGTTTGATGCCGGATGCAACGCTCCTGAAAGCTTCAGAATTTGGCGATGCTATCATTGCCAAAATGGGGCGTTAA
- the purB gene encoding adenylosuccinate lyase: MQLNALTALSPIDGRYGSKTADLRNHFSEYGLIRNRVKVEVRWLQALSNHPEITEVPPFSDAANAKLEELVTGFSEAHAERVKAIESEINHDVKAVEYLIKEHIQDTPELNAVREFVHFACTSEDINNLSHALMLSGGLNDVLRPTMDKTTEAIAVLAEQYADEPMLSRTHGQTASPTTVGKELANVVARMQRQLKQLDNIELLGKINGAVGNFNAHLSAYPKLDWLAFSKDFVEGLGLTWNPYTTQIEPHDYIAELFDIIARFNTVLIDFDRDVWGYISLGYFKQKPNDKEVGSSTMPHKVNPIDFENSEGNLGVANALMNHLSAKLPISRWQRDLTDSTVLRNLGLGMGYSLIAYHATLKGISKLEINPTRLAEDLNASWEVLAEPIQTVMRRFNIENAYEKLKSLTRGKAMTEETLKAFIESLDIPQDAKETLLALTPATYTGNAAFQAKNLK, from the coding sequence ATGCAGTTAAATGCACTTACCGCCCTTTCCCCGATTGATGGCAGATACGGATCAAAAACAGCGGATTTGCGAAACCACTTCAGCGAATACGGATTGATTCGAAACAGGGTGAAAGTGGAAGTGCGGTGGCTACAAGCCCTGTCCAACCACCCCGAAATTACGGAAGTACCGCCCTTCTCCGACGCTGCAAATGCCAAGCTTGAAGAACTGGTTACCGGATTCTCCGAAGCCCACGCAGAGCGTGTCAAAGCAATTGAATCTGAAATCAACCATGATGTCAAAGCAGTTGAATATCTGATTAAGGAACATATTCAGGACACGCCTGAACTGAATGCAGTAAGAGAATTTGTCCATTTTGCCTGCACCTCTGAAGACATCAACAACCTTTCTCATGCTTTAATGCTGTCCGGTGGACTAAACGACGTACTTCGCCCCACGATGGACAAGACGACTGAAGCCATCGCGGTCCTGGCGGAACAGTACGCTGATGAACCGATGCTCTCAAGAACCCATGGTCAAACCGCTTCACCTACCACCGTGGGCAAGGAACTGGCCAACGTCGTTGCGCGCATGCAGCGCCAACTCAAGCAACTGGACAACATCGAACTGCTGGGCAAAATCAACGGAGCAGTTGGAAACTTTAATGCACACCTGTCCGCCTACCCGAAACTGGACTGGCTAGCCTTTTCCAAAGATTTTGTCGAAGGCCTGGGGTTAACCTGGAACCCCTACACCACTCAAATTGAGCCCCATGACTACATCGCTGAATTATTCGATATCATAGCCCGTTTCAATACGGTTCTGATCGATTTTGACCGCGATGTCTGGGGTTACATTTCCCTTGGCTATTTCAAACAAAAGCCCAATGACAAAGAAGTGGGCTCATCAACCATGCCCCACAAAGTTAACCCGATTGATTTCGAAAATTCCGAGGGCAATCTGGGGGTGGCGAATGCACTTATGAATCACCTGTCAGCCAAGCTCCCGATCTCCAGGTGGCAGCGTGATCTGACCGATTCCACAGTACTGCGCAATCTGGGATTGGGCATGGGGTATTCTTTGATTGCCTATCATGCCACGTTAAAAGGCATCAGCAAACTGGAAATCAACCCAACTCGTTTAGCAGAAGATTTGAACGCAAGCTGGGAAGTACTTGCAGAACCGATTCAGACCGTAATGCGCCGCTTCAACATTGAAAATGCCTATGAGAAACTGAAATCCCTGACCCGAGGCAAAGCGATGACAGAAGAAACTTTGAAAGCATTTATCGAGTCATTGGACATTCCACAAGATGCCAAGGAAACCTTGCTGGCGCTCACGCCGGCAACGTATACCGGGAATGCAGCCTTCCAGGCTAAAAACCTGAAGTAA
- a CDS encoding LysR family transcriptional regulator: MPLNADIFDGIPEFIAVSECRGFSAAAKRLGVSNSHVSRKINALESRLGTVLLARTTRTVKLTETGERYVQKCREVLDGMIEANEVVQTGQVRLEGVLRVSAAGEFAEEYVVPALLAFAEQHPALRIDINFNSRMVNFIEEGIDFAIRYGRLQDSGLIARKLATRHLVALASKSYLQQHGVPTHPRELIQHSCLVANNNRWLFSDRGQPLEIRVHGRWQTNSARALIKACKQGLGICYLPKSSYGDALQNPQMTEILTPFSSHDLTTWIIYSNRKYQPARVRLAIDHLLKTFTNWHE; this comes from the coding sequence ATGCCTCTCAACGCAGATATATTTGATGGAATACCCGAGTTTATAGCCGTATCCGAATGCAGGGGTTTCTCCGCTGCAGCAAAAAGATTGGGTGTATCCAACTCTCATGTAAGTAGAAAAATAAATGCACTGGAATCCCGTCTCGGTACAGTATTACTGGCAAGGACAACCCGAACGGTAAAATTAACGGAGACCGGTGAGCGCTACGTGCAAAAGTGTCGAGAAGTGCTTGATGGCATGATCGAAGCAAATGAAGTCGTCCAGACCGGGCAGGTAAGACTCGAGGGCGTCTTGCGAGTTTCCGCAGCCGGAGAGTTCGCAGAAGAGTATGTTGTACCCGCTTTACTGGCATTTGCAGAACAACATCCGGCACTCAGAATCGATATTAACTTTAATTCCCGAATGGTTAATTTTATTGAAGAAGGCATCGACTTCGCCATTCGATATGGCCGGTTACAGGATTCAGGACTTATCGCCCGGAAACTCGCAACACGTCATCTTGTCGCCTTGGCCAGCAAATCGTATCTCCAACAACACGGTGTGCCTACTCACCCCCGCGAACTGATTCAGCACAGCTGTTTAGTCGCAAACAACAATCGCTGGCTCTTCTCGGACCGGGGTCAACCGCTGGAGATACGGGTACATGGCCGTTGGCAAACGAACAGCGCACGGGCCCTCATCAAAGCCTGTAAGCAGGGTTTAGGGATATGCTATTTGCCTAAATCCAGCTATGGAGATGCACTCCAAAACCCACAAATGACAGAAATTCTAACACCGTTTTCAAGTCACGATCTAACCACATGGATCATTTATTCGAATCGAAAATATCAGCCCGCCCGAGTGAGACTCGCCATTGATCATCTGCTAAAAACATTTACAAACTGGCATGAATAA
- a CDS encoding glycosyltransferase family 2 protein, translated as MKGISVVIPMYNKEQTIQRSVESVLQEQDIPLEVVIVDDGSSDKSLAVVNQIKDPRVKLIKQFNRGPSAARNIGAANAQFNQLIFLDADDVLHPDCVRTQFENMQNSKCALTYVSFDVVDEQTLEHERTEIITARFNSENADFEAPVDELAIRNIHSGCISISRELFATIKGFNESLRFMEITEFLLRALAKTDRVYISKSVLTHKYEDLENSQFQREIKNIEQHELFARSIIASYHQAPPRNKGLLQKEVVETFHALMGSANSKPAYAILADAKKQRNAFHQQGLFTRLLLAPALLFPIYVLLFKVKRLLKKQA; from the coding sequence ATGAAAGGTATCTCTGTCGTAATTCCGATGTACAACAAGGAGCAGACAATTCAACGAAGCGTTGAGTCTGTTTTGCAGGAACAAGATATACCTCTGGAAGTGGTCATTGTTGATGACGGTAGCTCCGACAAATCCTTGGCAGTCGTTAATCAGATCAAAGATCCTCGGGTAAAATTAATCAAGCAATTCAATCGTGGCCCTTCAGCAGCCCGCAACATCGGCGCAGCAAATGCGCAATTCAATCAACTCATTTTTTTAGATGCTGATGATGTATTACACCCGGATTGTGTACGCACACAGTTTGAAAACATGCAGAACAGTAAATGCGCACTCACCTATGTTTCGTTTGATGTCGTCGATGAGCAAACGTTAGAGCACGAGCGCACTGAAATCATAACCGCGAGATTCAATAGCGAAAACGCCGACTTTGAAGCACCGGTTGACGAACTGGCAATTCGTAATATTCACTCTGGGTGTATCTCTATTAGCCGGGAACTGTTTGCGACGATAAAGGGGTTTAACGAGTCACTCAGATTTATGGAAATTACGGAGTTTCTGCTGCGCGCCTTGGCAAAAACTGACCGGGTTTATATTTCGAAATCGGTACTAACCCATAAATATGAAGATCTGGAGAACAGCCAGTTTCAACGGGAAATCAAAAACATCGAACAGCATGAGCTATTTGCTCGAAGCATCATCGCCAGCTATCACCAGGCCCCACCACGGAACAAGGGCTTACTGCAGAAAGAAGTGGTTGAAACTTTTCATGCCTTAATGGGCAGTGCAAACTCGAAACCAGCCTACGCAATACTGGCTGATGCAAAAAAACAACGGAACGCTTTCCATCAGCAAGGGCTGTTTACCCGACTACTCCTTGCACCGGCCCTGCTCTTTCCGATTTATGTTTTGCTTTTCAAAGTAAAACGCTTGCTCAAAAAACAAGCATAG